Genomic segment of Alphaproteobacteria bacterium:
CACCGCCGCCCAGCCCATCAGCGCGCCCCAGTTGAAGGTGAAACCAAGGAACGCCTGCGGCCACCATGTGATGCGCTTCATGAGCGGGTAAACCCCCACCAGCAGCAGCGACAGGAAACCCAGCAGGATGGTTAGGCGGTTGAATGTCAGCAGGATGCCAAGGCTGACCAGCAGCAGGATAATCAGGAAAATCGCCGCATGGCGGACTTTGACCTGTTTCGAGGGCAGGGGGCGCGACTTGGTGCGCTCCACCTTGGCATCCAGATCTCTGTCCCAGATGTCGTTCACGACGCAGCCCGCGCCGCGCATCAGAATCGCGCCCGCCGCGAACATCGCCATAATAAAGTAATGATGTTTCGTCATATGGGCGAAACCGCCCGCGGCCAGCACGATGCTCCACCACCCCGGCAGCAGCAGCAGCCAGGTGCCGATCGGCCGGTCGAGCCGCATCAGCTTGGCATAGGGATGGGCGCGTTTCGGCAGGATGCTGAAAATCGCGGCGTTGTTTTTGATGTCGGTCGCCATTTGAATTGAAGTGTATATCAATGCTAGTCTTTTTCAATGACACGCGACGCCCACAAAACCCTCAGCCGCCTTTACGTCCCCGCCGAAAATTTGAGCGGCGGTGAAATAATCGAGTTATCAGAGGGTCAGCA
This window contains:
- a CDS encoding 4-hydroxybenzoate octaprenyltransferase; amino-acid sequence: MATDIKNNAAIFSILPKRAHPYAKLMRLDRPIGTWLLLLPGWWSIVLAAGGFAHMTKHHYFIMAMFAAGAILMRGAGCVVNDIWDRDLDAKVERTKSRPLPSKQVKVRHAAIFLIILLLVSLGILLTFNRLTILLGFLSLLLVGVYPLMKRITWWPQAFLGFTFNWGALMGWAAVTGSLGMAGGALHSPPLWIYLGGILWTLAYDTIYAHQDKEDDAIIGVKSTARLFGNRSKIFVGIFFALALVCFGVGKFFAAESHLTQWLIILPVAHAVWQLHSWNMNKPDSSLSKFRSNRDFGLLMLVLFGF